The Blastocatellia bacterium genomic sequence GACGTCCCGCGCGTGAGCGTTCATCACCTGAAAAGACGGATGGAACAAGCCGGCGACCAGATTGCCGTTTACGATGCGCGCAGTCACGGTTACTATGAAGCGCAGGCTGTGCGAATTCCCGGATCAAAGCGGTTGGAACCGGCCTTCGTCATGCAGATGATGCCAACACTGCCGCGAAATAAGGAGATGTATCTTTACTGCACCTGACTGCGCGAAGCGACGAGCGTCCGTGTGGCGCATATTCTCCGTGAGCATGGATTCGACGCCTATGTCGTCAACGGCGGACTCAGGGCCTGGCGCCGCGCCGGATATGAGACCGAGCCGGTTCCCCACGAAGATCGTCTGGTGTTGCCGAGTTTTTCCTGAATGACCTGTTCTCGCTTTTCAAGCTGACCAAACAGGCGAGACACGAAGGGATTTTGCTATCAATCCATGAATCATTCAAAGGCGGTCAGGTGTGACCGGGGGAACAAGCGAGATATGAAAGGATTTTGCTATGGCTGGCGCGCGCGCTGCGTGCAACCAGTTTGTTGATTCATCCCGATGAAGACGATGCGATAAGGAAAATGAAAGTGGACAGCGAGATCGGCCAGTTCTGGATGCTGCCGTATTCGCGCGAGGTCATCGGCTGTGAACCCGCGCAGGATGGAGACCAGCCCATCGTGGCGAATCAAGCGATTTCGCGTGAACATGCGCGAGAGCATCCAGAAGCTATAGTAAGCCAGCGGATGACGTCGCAGGTCGTTGATGAGCAACGCCACGCGGGCTAACCGGCGCGCATGGCGTAACAGCCAGACGGCGTCCTCATCCGACAAGTGATGTAAGAACTCTGAGGCGATCACCAAATCGAACGAGCCATCAGGAAACGGCCAGCGCAGCGCGTCGGCTTGAACCACATCAATCTCCGGAAATTGTTCGAGCTGTTCTGTCGCAGCTCTGATCGCGTGTGGATTGGCGTCCAGCGCGACGATGTGAATCGGGATGCGCTTGTGACGAGCCGCTTGAACAAGGGCGCGAGGAATGTCCGCTGACCCGCTTCCCAGGTCGAGCACGCTCACCGGTCGTGTCGCCAGCCGTTCGATCAACGGCAGCGCATGTCGCAGCAGCGCTCGCGTTCCGCCCAGAAACCGATTGACTCTTTGCAAATCATCATAGGCGCCGCGAATTTCTTCCTCGCTGAAGTCCGTCCCATCCATGATTTCCGATTCGGCGCTGCGCTGCGAGAAGTTCGGAAACAAGCTCGGCATGGGCGCAAGTATAGCTTCAGGCGCCCGGTCGGACAACGCGACTCACGGTGAAACTGGCGACGCGCTCCGCGCTGCTTGCGCTTAGCGCTCAGTCTAACGGGCAGGCTGGCATGAGATCGCTTCTTTGTCTGAATTGTCACGCTGGCTGCGTTTGTGATACGCTGCCTGCTCACGACGGACTCGATTTGTGGGAGCTGACTATGAACTCAGAAATTGACCGCCTGATGAGACAGTGGGAACGGATTCATCAACACACGACGATGGTGATGAAAGCAGCGCCGGATGACAAACTGGAATGGAAACCAGTTGAAACGGTGATGAGTCTTGGTGAATTGTTGCGTCACCTTGTTTCCGCCGAACATTTCCTGGTCACGCTCTCGTTGACCGGACAAGGGCAACGACCGAGCGAGGACCTGAAGCAATACACGGTTGCCGGGCTGGTCGAAGCCTTCGATCAGCAGCATCAGCGGCTGGTCACGCAGGTTGCTGCGCTCACGCCTGAGCAGTGGAAAGAGACAATTCATTTCAAGGGGCAGCCGATGTCCCGCTTGACATTGCTGTGGGGACTGACCGAACACGAAGTTCATCACCGTGGCCAACTGTTGACGTATCTACGACTGCTGGGCATCGAGCCGCCAGCCATTTATCACTAAGAGAATCGCGCAGCGTAACGAAACATTATGATCTATTGCTCAATATGCGGGCATGAAACAGTAGAATCAGCCAAGTTCTGCACGCGCTGCGGCGCGCCGATGACGCCACCACCGACTGAAGCGCCGACGCAACGATTCACTGAGGAAACACAACCAACAACGGCGCTGCCCGGACGACCTACCGGACAGACCTATACGCCTCCGGCCTATGGCTCCATCATGCCAACGAGTGGCACATCGGAAATGGGCAGGGTAGACGTGGCCGACTGGCTGGCTAAGGGCTGGCGAATTTATCGGAGCGATGCTGGCACGTTCAGTCTCTCTGCGTTGGTGATGTTTTTGCTCTCGCTCTTGTCGCTTGGCCTGTTGATCGGACCGCTGACAGCGGGGTTCTATCGCATGGTGTTTAAGAAGATGCGCGGTGAACAACCACAAGTTGGCGACCTGTTCAAGGGAATGGATCGGTTCTGGCCAACGGTCTTCGCCTGGGTGATTCAGTTCATCATCTTCGCCACCATTAGCGGCCCGTCGTGGGTTGTTGGTTCCGGCTCGGCCTCCGTTACTTCTCCATTGACCGCCGGTCTCTCGTTACTGCTAACGCCGTTGGTGTGGAGTGTGTTTATGTTCGTCTATCC encodes the following:
- a CDS encoding methyltransferase domain-containing protein, which gives rise to MPSLFPNFSQRSAESEIMDGTDFSEEEIRGAYDDLQRVNRFLGGTRALLRHALPLIERLATRPVSVLDLGSGSADIPRALVQAARHKRIPIHIVALDANPHAIRAATEQLEQFPEIDVVQADALRWPFPDGSFDLVIASEFLHHLSDEDAVWLLRHARRLARVALLINDLRRHPLAYYSFWMLSRMFTRNRLIRHDGLVSILRGFTADDLARIRQHPELADLAVHFHFPYRIVFIGMNQQTGCTQRARQP
- a CDS encoding DinB family protein, with product MNSEIDRLMRQWERIHQHTTMVMKAAPDDKLEWKPVETVMSLGELLRHLVSAEHFLVTLSLTGQGQRPSEDLKQYTVAGLVEAFDQQHQRLVTQVAALTPEQWKETIHFKGQPMSRLTLLWGLTEHEVHHRGQLLTYLRLLGIEPPAIYH
- a CDS encoding zinc ribbon domain-containing protein codes for the protein MIYCSICGHETVESAKFCTRCGAPMTPPPTEAPTQRFTEETQPTTALPGRPTGQTYTPPAYGSIMPTSGTSEMGRVDVADWLAKGWRIYRSDAGTFSLSALVMFLLSLLSLGLLIGPLTAGFYRMVFKKMRGEQPQVGDLFKGMDRFWPTVFAWVIQFIIFATISGPSWVVGSGSASVTSPLTAGLSLLLTPLVWSVFMFVYPLILERQYDTAQALEVAGRLVFSHRAVSFWVAGWILWLATVAGFFLCGVGGLVTIPLVLCAMAVAYSQFFGLPPAQPTQPFWNPPPPPSSWMGR